Proteins encoded by one window of Campylobacter concisus:
- a CDS encoding barstar family protein, which yields MKSVILDAKKMVEKEKMHEYFAKKFDLPEYYGKNLDALFDCLCEINEPTLIKLKNENALDDDTKESLTQLFRDVCNENEMVKFELVKDEK from the coding sequence ATGAAAAGCGTGATCTTAGATGCAAAAAAGATGGTCGAAAAAGAGAAGATGCATGAGTATTTTGCTAAGAAATTTGACCTGCCAGAGTACTACGGCAAAAATTTAGACGCGCTCTTTGACTGCCTTTGTGAGATAAATGAGCCAACGCTTATAAAGCTAAAAAATGAAAATGCTTTGGATGATGACACAAAAGAGAGCTTAACCCAGCTATTTCGCGACGTTTGCAACGAAAATGAGATGGTTAAATTTGAGCTTGTAAAAGATGAAAAATGA
- a CDS encoding 4Fe-4S binding protein, whose protein sequence is MKEFGFYNDFDDTLMLNEQIEINNEKEEYLVSNSPKLKANIIAPEINFYLKNTTASVLEKAKNTLLLYEARATVFDMAKDVDYEKEVGKNVVIVSNSGREELANLLKENGYKVIELTHFEVKFIYGAAGELSVLILRANDEFEVDCDFFLVENARDYMLKQSGCYEIAGLEDEAVLKILNEKTPKFKYKSLTQYDSSICQYHERRNEICGRCVDVCPTVAILKEDETKHLVFSQIDCVNCGNCISVCPSGSLDSTLMPQNSFATIAKLYKGKIPLIISNETNLDELNISLPENVLPFFISAPHMLNQAHLITLLQESGASVILFSKTLGKGEKDAISILNQIYELKFKETAIYHAKDKNELEESLKKAKFIADSQHTINEYALPKREIFAKRLEFLVGSEDLGVVKSGEMIRYGDVKINTDSCTLCLSCVGACNVSALVADKKTNSILFNPSVCTACGYCELSCAEKDTISLEVGKISLKPEFFTYNELARDELFACVECGKEFATKKAVEKIATIMQPRFGNDRVKIKALYCCADCKAKLMVQAQINAMKEDLLNG, encoded by the coding sequence ATGAAAGAATTTGGCTTTTATAACGATTTTGACGATACTTTAATGCTAAATGAACAGATAGAAATAAATAATGAAAAGGAAGAATATTTAGTTTCTAATTCGCCAAAGCTTAAAGCAAACATTATCGCACCTGAGATAAATTTTTATCTAAAAAATACAACTGCAAGCGTCTTAGAAAAAGCTAAAAATACACTTTTGCTTTATGAAGCAAGAGCAACTGTATTTGACATGGCAAAGGATGTTGATTACGAAAAAGAAGTCGGCAAAAATGTCGTAATAGTAAGCAACTCAGGCCGTGAGGAGCTAGCAAATTTATTAAAAGAAAATGGCTATAAAGTCATTGAATTAACGCATTTTGAAGTGAAATTTATTTATGGCGCAGCTGGCGAACTTAGTGTTTTGATACTTAGAGCAAATGACGAATTTGAGGTCGATTGTGACTTTTTCTTGGTTGAAAATGCAAGGGATTATATGCTAAAGCAAAGCGGCTGTTATGAAATAGCTGGGCTAGAAGATGAAGCTGTGCTTAAAATTTTAAATGAAAAGACTCCAAAATTTAAGTACAAAAGTCTAACTCAATACGACTCTTCGATCTGCCAATATCACGAACGACGAAATGAAATTTGTGGACGCTGTGTCGATGTTTGTCCAACTGTAGCCATTTTAAAAGAAGACGAGACAAAGCATCTTGTTTTCTCACAAATCGATTGCGTAAATTGTGGTAACTGCATTAGCGTCTGCCCTAGCGGATCTCTTGACTCTACACTTATGCCACAAAACTCATTTGCTACTATTGCCAAACTTTACAAAGGTAAAATTCCACTAATAATCTCTAATGAAACAAATTTAGACGAGCTAAATATAAGCCTACCTGAAAATGTCTTGCCTTTTTTCATATCAGCACCACATATGTTAAATCAAGCTCATCTTATTACATTGCTTCAAGAAAGTGGTGCGAGTGTGATTTTATTTAGCAAAACTCTTGGTAAAGGCGAAAAAGACGCCATTAGCATCTTAAATCAAATTTATGAGCTTAAATTTAAAGAGACGGCGATCTATCACGCCAAAGATAAAAATGAGCTTGAAGAATCGCTCAAAAAGGCAAAATTTATAGCTGACTCACAACACACAATAAACGAATATGCCTTGCCAAAAAGAGAAATTTTTGCAAAAAGGCTCGAGTTTTTAGTAGGTAGCGAAGATCTTGGCGTGGTAAAAAGCGGCGAGATGATAAGATACGGCGATGTCAAGATAAACACTGATAGCTGTACACTTTGTCTAAGTTGCGTTGGCGCTTGTAACGTAAGCGCGCTAGTGGCTGATAAAAAGACAAATTCGATTTTATTTAATCCAAGCGTCTGCACAGCTTGCGGATACTGCGAACTAAGCTGTGCTGAAAAAGATACCATAAGCCTTGAGGTTGGAAAAATTTCTCTTAAGCCTGAGTTTTTTACCTATAATGAACTGGCACGAGATGAGCTTTTTGCCTGTGTTGAGTGCGGAAAAGAGTTTGCAACTAAAAAAGCGGTAGAAAAGATCGCAACTATAATGCAACCAAGATTTGGCAACGATAGGGTTAAGATAAAAGCACTTTACTGCTGTGCTGACTGTAAGGCCAAACTAATGGTTCAAGCACAAATAAACGCGATGAAAGAGGATTTATTAAATGGATAA
- a CDS encoding MqnA/MqnD/SBP family protein, with translation MIFGKIDYLNLLPFHVFLKSAPLSSQIKKAIEFKKGVPSKLNRALNARKIDAAVISSIASKKANLKKLNFGIVAKKDVKSVLVRKNSAPKPDPASASSNALAKVLKLNGEVIIGDRALKAYLSEGKECFYDLGQIWHEKTNLPFVFGRFSYVKNGSFYKKLVTKFLQKNVKIPNYILAQYAKSRDISEQDIKWYLKFISYKIGPKEQKSLRKFFKEDRLLKAEKKN, from the coding sequence ATGATATTTGGAAAGATTGATTATCTAAATTTACTCCCCTTTCACGTATTTTTAAAATCAGCCCCACTAAGCTCTCAGATAAAAAAGGCTATCGAGTTTAAAAAGGGCGTGCCAAGCAAGCTAAATAGAGCCCTAAACGCCAGAAAGATCGACGCTGCGGTGATCTCAAGCATAGCAAGCAAAAAGGCAAATTTAAAGAAGCTAAATTTTGGAATAGTCGCCAAAAAAGATGTAAAAAGCGTGCTTGTTCGCAAAAACTCAGCCCCAAAGCCAGATCCTGCCTCAGCTAGCTCAAACGCCCTAGCCAAGGTGCTTAAACTAAATGGAGAGGTGATCATAGGCGACAGGGCGCTAAAGGCATACTTAAGCGAGGGCAAAGAGTGCTTTTACGACCTTGGTCAAATTTGGCACGAAAAGACAAATTTGCCATTTGTTTTTGGTAGATTTTCTTACGTAAAAAATGGCTCGTTTTACAAAAAACTGGTCACAAAATTTTTACAAAAAAATGTAAAAATTCCAAATTATATATTAGCCCAGTATGCCAAAAGCCGCGACATAAGCGAGCAAGATATCAAGTGGTATCTTAAATTTATAAGCTACAAGATCGGCCCAAAAGAGCAAAAATCACTCCGAAAATTTTTTAAAGAAGATAGATTGTTAAAAGCAGAAAAAAAGAATTAA
- a CDS encoding TorD/DmsD family molecular chaperone — MDKNIIKARSYFYEFLAYPMFFYTNDEKFARWKEQLKYLSANPLSEDSDAAFKNLDKFSFEEFSKEQNDVLFGFTNIPLSASFYEEGRDNGAARLRVIECLKLSPYRRDSELCKDSEDYVGFIFLAMATFLKDEFNDAKNISNKLFSETLNLFVDEFGSLLLAHKEANFFKSYTIILKDFIDLERSILNVEAPAKPKGDSVAMAALKKEPFQSKMPTFKTKLHWEEFSPVISHEFKD; from the coding sequence ATGGATAAAAACATCATAAAAGCAAGATCATATTTTTACGAATTTCTAGCATATCCTATGTTTTTTTACACAAATGATGAGAAATTTGCAAGGTGGAAAGAGCAGCTAAAATACTTAAGCGCAAATCCTTTGAGCGAGGATAGTGATGCTGCATTTAAAAATTTAGATAAATTTAGCTTTGAAGAATTTTCAAAAGAACAAAATGACGTTCTTTTTGGCTTTACAAATATCCCTTTAAGTGCCTCATTTTATGAAGAGGGCAGAGATAACGGCGCAGCTAGGCTTAGGGTTATTGAATGTTTAAAACTAAGCCCATATAGACGTGATAGCGAGCTTTGCAAAGACAGCGAGGACTACGTTGGATTTATATTTTTAGCGATGGCTACATTTTTAAAAGATGAGTTTAATGATGCAAAAAATATTAGCAATAAGCTATTTTCTGAAACTTTAAATTTATTTGTAGATGAGTTTGGCTCGCTACTTTTGGCTCACAAAGAGGCAAATTTCTTTAAATCATATACTATTATTTTAAAAGATTTCATCGACCTTGAACGCTCTATACTAAACGTAGAAGCACCGGCTAAGCCAAAAGGCGATAGTGTCGCTATGGCGGCACTTAAAAAAGAGCCATTTCAAAGCAAGATGCCGACATTTAAAACCAAGCTTCATTGGGAAGAATTTTCTCCAGTCATCTCGCACGAGTTTAAAGACTAG
- a CDS encoding DUF6803 family protein yields MVMTHYMELLSLDQPYNLILYMVIPMGLAELLVAMEFFTMYHMDSGKNAGFKAVSKFVGIVLGVYFTALVIYFLAKIYPTIKWRGYADVIAIYSYLIGVIPLLGIALLELNLIYKNASQKAKLKLHFCLLIFFLIVGHVAMIFGMVDPTITGYKAENGAMDMQMNMPMNMPADMPMHDHHKMMMDMQQMSDDNSTNMHMHH; encoded by the coding sequence ATGGTAATGACACACTACATGGAGCTTTTATCGCTCGATCAACCCTACAATCTAATCCTCTACATGGTGATACCTATGGGGCTTGCGGAGCTTTTAGTGGCGATGGAGTTTTTCACGATGTATCACATGGATAGCGGCAAAAACGCTGGCTTTAAGGCCGTTAGCAAATTTGTTGGCATAGTGCTTGGGGTCTATTTTACAGCTCTTGTGATCTACTTTTTAGCAAAAATTTATCCAACCATAAAATGGCGCGGATATGCCGATGTCATCGCTATCTACTCATATCTCATCGGCGTCATCCCACTTCTTGGCATCGCGCTTTTAGAGCTAAATTTGATCTATAAAAACGCAAGCCAAAAGGCAAAGCTAAAGCTTCACTTTTGCCTGCTCATATTCTTTTTGATCGTCGGACACGTCGCTATGATATTTGGCATGGTTGATCCTACCATAACAGGCTACAAGGCTGAAAATGGCGCGATGGATATGCAGATGAATATGCCAATGAACATGCCAGCAGATATGCCGATGCATGATCACCACAAGATGATGATGGATATGCAACAGATGAGTGATGATAACTCAACTAACATGCATATGCATCACTAA